Proteins encoded together in one uncultured Fusobacterium sp. window:
- a CDS encoding coproporphyrinogen-III oxidase family protein, which yields MENNLFLYEKRLKSHHDSNSLINKYIKSTPFSPKEFDEMLQKTPDNRKKAIYVHTPYCDKICSFCNLNRKQIDGSLDTYAQYIADEFEKYGKTKYFQESEFEVIFFGGGTPTVYKPQQLELILKSIQKNVRLSEGYEFTFETTLHNLTDEKLKVMKKYGVNRLSVGIQTFSDEGRKFYNRTYGKEEVIKRLKRLKEILQGDLCVDIIYNFPDQKIEDVLEDARIVKELGLSSASFYSLMVHEGSKLSKDIESEKVKMKTDVERDYLLYQHFVDEMLLDDSYHILELTKIAKNNGDNYKYIRVRNTGGDTFPIGVGAGGSVQGIGKFNMSKEMSFCSKQTEYHERFARLSGYMQFLVIEKAVVQEMLSQEEYGYFHEKMKDYEEKGLVVIDETSYNLTKLGIFWGNNISSEIIIYIMERIFNK from the coding sequence ATGGAGAATAATTTATTTTTATATGAAAAGAGATTAAAGTCACATCATGACAGTAATAGTTTGATAAACAAATATATAAAAAGTACACCGTTTTCACCAAAAGAGTTTGATGAGATGCTACAAAAAACACCTGATAATAGAAAGAAAGCTATCTATGTTCATACTCCATATTGTGATAAAATCTGTTCATTTTGTAATCTAAATAGAAAACAAATCGATGGGAGTTTAGATACCTATGCACAATATATAGCTGATGAATTTGAAAAATATGGAAAGACAAAATACTTTCAAGAAAGTGAATTTGAGGTTATTTTCTTTGGTGGGGGAACACCTACTGTATATAAGCCTCAACAATTAGAGCTGATTTTAAAAAGTATTCAAAAGAATGTAAGACTTTCAGAGGGATATGAGTTTACTTTTGAAACAACACTTCATAATCTTACAGATGAAAAACTAAAGGTAATGAAAAAGTACGGAGTGAATAGATTAAGTGTTGGAATCCAAACTTTTTCAGATGAGGGAAGAAAATTCTATAATAGAACTTATGGGAAAGAGGAAGTTATAAAGAGATTGAAAAGGTTAAAAGAGATTTTACAAGGAGATCTATGTGTAGATATTATCTATAATTTTCCAGATCAAAAGATTGAAGATGTACTAGAAGATGCAAGAATAGTAAAAGAGCTAGGTTTAAGTAGTGCTAGTTTCTATTCTTTGATGGTACATGAGGGATCTAAACTTTCAAAGGATATTGAAAGTGAAAAGGTTAAGATGAAAACAGATGTAGAGAGAGATTATCTTCTATATCAACATTTTGTAGATGAGATGTTATTAGATGATAGCTATCATATTTTAGAGCTAACAAAAATAGCTAAAAATAATGGGGATAACTATAAATATATCAGAGTTAGAAATACTGGAGGAGACACATTCCCAATCGGTGTAGGAGCTGGAGGAAGTGTTCAAGGTATTGGTAAGTTTAATATGAGTAAGGAGATGAGTTTCTGCTCTAAACAGACAGAATACCATGAAAGATTTGCTAGATTATCTGGGTATATGCAGTTTCTTGTAATAGAAAAGGCAGTTGTACAAGAGATGTTATCTCAAGAGGAGTATGGATATTTCCATGAAAAGATGAAAGATTATGAGGAAAAGGGGTTAGTAGTGATTGATGAAACTTCTTATAATCTTACAAAATTAGGAATTTTCTGGGGAAATAATATTTCAAGTGAGATTATTATCTATATAATGGAGAGAATATTTAATAAATAA
- a CDS encoding flavodoxin family protein translates to MKTLITYSTKTGNTKKVAEAISKAITNSEIMDIADVQNLDYDLIIVGTWIDKGTADAKALKFINGIKDKNTAFFFTLGAYPDSKHAQDCIDNITKLFTDNGNKVLGHYHCQGAIDPKLIEMMRTKFSPDHPHGPNPERIKRWSDASTHPDQNDLDNAYNYFKNFIERF, encoded by the coding sequence ATGAAAACATTAATTACTTACTCAACAAAAACAGGAAATACTAAAAAGGTAGCAGAAGCAATTTCAAAAGCTATTACAAATAGTGAAATTATGGATATAGCAGATGTGCAAAATTTAGATTATGATCTAATAATTGTGGGGACTTGGATTGATAAAGGAACAGCAGATGCAAAAGCTCTTAAATTTATAAATGGAATAAAAGATAAGAATACAGCATTTTTCTTTACATTAGGAGCTTATCCAGATTCGAAACATGCTCAAGATTGCATTGATAATATTACAAAACTATTTACTGATAATGGAAACAAAGTTTTAGGACATTATCACTGCCAAGGAGCTATTGATCCTAAACTAATAGAGATGATGAGAACTAAATTCTCTCCTGATCATCCACATGGACCAAATCCAGAGAGAATCAAAAGATGGTCAGATGCTAGTACTCACCCAGATCAAAATGATTTAGATAACGCATATAACTATTTTAAAAATTTTATTGAAAGATTTTAG
- a CDS encoding MotA/TolQ/ExbB proton channel family protein — protein MMYYFQVGGPLMWILLVLSIISTTVILERLFFFFKSEKSLNRNFRRDIVLAVSNKDMCKIVELCDKEKNAVGCSIKQFVCRGDICSPIPKEFHKYEQLIKEIQMDEISPLEKRLHILGIIAHIAPMLGLLGTVTGMIDAFKDLSQFGAGDPTLVADSISKALITTAAGLSIAIPALVVYNLLTKKIEEIEEEIDKITTNVINIVRG, from the coding sequence ATGATGTATTATTTTCAAGTGGGAGGTCCATTGATGTGGATTCTTCTAGTTTTATCAATAATTTCAACAACTGTAATTCTTGAAAGATTGTTTTTCTTTTTTAAAAGTGAAAAATCTTTAAATAGAAACTTTAGAAGAGATATAGTTTTAGCTGTTTCTAACAAGGATATGTGTAAAATTGTTGAACTTTGTGATAAGGAAAAAAATGCTGTTGGTTGTTCTATCAAGCAATTTGTTTGTAGAGGGGATATATGCTCTCCAATTCCAAAGGAGTTTCATAAATATGAACAATTAATTAAAGAGATACAGATGGATGAGATCTCTCCCCTTGAAAAGAGATTACATATTTTAGGGATTATAGCTCATATTGCCCCTATGCTTGGACTTTTAGGAACAGTTACTGGAATGATTGATGCATTTAAAGATCTTTCACAATTTGGAGCTGGTGATCCTACACTTGTTGCTGATAGTATATCTAAGGCTCTTATTACTACAGCAGCAGGACTTTCAATAGCTATTCCAGCACTTGTTGTTTACAACTTATTAACTAAGAAAATTGAAGAGATTGAAGAAGAAATTGACAAGATAACAACAAATGTTATCAATATTGTAAGGGGATAA
- a CDS encoding biopolymer transporter ExbD: protein MARYKKKRALLTPDLTPLIDVVFLLLIFFIVSSTFNKYGSIKVELPTSTMESVKESENEALEIIIDKDNRYFINYKEDKKREVTFEELDSYLTSGVKSVAITGDKNLKYQNIIDVVSKVKNHGIENLGINFYE, encoded by the coding sequence ATGGCAAGATATAAGAAAAAAAGAGCACTTTTAACTCCAGATTTAACACCTTTAATAGATGTGGTTTTTCTTCTTCTAATATTCTTTATAGTTTCCAGCACATTCAATAAGTATGGAAGTATAAAGGTTGAACTGCCAACTTCTACTATGGAAAGTGTAAAAGAGAGTGAAAATGAAGCTCTTGAAATAATTATTGATAAGGATAATAGATATTTTATTAACTACAAAGAGGATAAAAAAAGAGAGGTTACTTTTGAAGAGTTAGATAGTTACTTAACTTCAGGGGTGAAAAGTGTTGCTATTACTGGAGATAAAAATTTGAAATATCAAAATATTATAGATGTTGTTTCAAAGGTTAAAAATCATGGGATAGAAAATTTAGGGATAAATTTCTATGAGTAA
- a CDS encoding energy transducer TonB, with amino-acid sequence MRYFILALIVHGLLFLKLSINRVGKTNPPIKHSVAIEFHQIKASPTPVTPPAEIVAPIVEQSPKQEVIKEKPVEKKVVEKKEPIKKESLQPKKSVKKKAAKKEVVKQEIESTPVFETSSAPTEKTNASSILSGDKILQNNGDGTYTALSNNGIKYKIIKEIAPDYPKQAETIRYRKKVIVKAKFLVNEKGEVQNITIVQSHKKLGFDDAVISALKKWKFSPVHYNNEIIKVYFQKEFVFESKN; translated from the coding sequence ATGAGATATTTTATTTTAGCATTAATTGTTCATGGATTGCTTTTTCTTAAACTCTCTATCAATAGAGTTGGAAAAACAAATCCACCTATAAAACACAGTGTAGCAATAGAGTTTCACCAGATAAAAGCCTCACCCACTCCAGTGACTCCACCTGCTGAAATAGTTGCTCCAATAGTTGAGCAGTCTCCTAAACAAGAGGTTATAAAAGAGAAACCTGTGGAAAAGAAAGTTGTAGAGAAGAAAGAGCCTATAAAGAAAGAAAGCTTACAACCTAAGAAAAGTGTGAAGAAAAAAGCTGCAAAGAAAGAAGTTGTAAAACAAGAGATTGAATCTACTCCAGTTTTTGAAACTTCAAGTGCTCCTACTGAAAAAACTAATGCTTCTAGCATTCTAAGTGGAGATAAAATTTTACAAAACAATGGTGATGGAACTTACACAGCACTTTCTAATAATGGAATTAAATATAAGATTATAAAAGAGATAGCCCCTGACTACCCTAAACAAGCTGAAACTATAAGATATAGAAAGAAAGTTATTGTTAAGGCTAAGTTTTTAGTTAATGAAAAGGGAGAAGTACAAAATATAACTATTGTTCAATCTCATAAAAAATTGGGATTTGATGATGCTGTTATATCAGCATTGAAAAAATGGAAGTTTTCTCCTGTCCATTATAACAATGAAATAATAAAAGTTTACTTTCAAAAAGAGTTTGTATTTGAAAGTAAAAATTAA
- the lepA gene encoding translation elongation factor 4, with translation MLQKHKRNFSIIAHIDHGKSTIADRLLEFTGTVAKREMKEQLLDSMELEREKGITIKAQAVTLYYTAKDGIEYELNLIDTPGHVDFIYEVSRSLAACEGALLVVDAAQGVEAQTLANVYLAIENDLEVVPVINKIDLPAADPEKVKNEIEDIIGLPADDAVMCSGKTGIGIEDLLEAIVQKVPAPAYDEEAPLKALIFDSKFDDYRGVITYVKILDGTLKKGDRIKIWSTEKEFDVLEVGVFSPTMKPKDALTSGSVGYIITGVKTIHDTRVGDTITNAKEPCIFPLAGFKPAQSMVFAGIYPLFTDDYEDLRDALEKLQLNDASLTFVPETSIALGFGFRCGFLGLLHMEIIVERLRREYDIDLISTTPSVEYKVNMDRGDVLVIDNPCEFPDAGKGRVSVEEPFIRGKVIVPKEYVGNVMELCQEKRGIFIGMDYIDDTRSLLTYELPLAEIVIDFYDKLKSRTKGYASFEYEVVGYKESDLVKVDILVSGKPVDAFSFIAHKDGAYSRGRAICEKLKDVIPRQQFEIPIQAALGSKIIARETIKAFRKNVIAKCYGGDITRKKKLLEKQKEGKKRMKSIGNVEIPQEAFVSVLKLND, from the coding sequence ATGTTGCAAAAGCACAAAAGAAACTTTTCGATTATTGCTCATATAGATCACGGAAAATCTACAATAGCAGATAGACTTCTTGAATTTACTGGAACTGTTGCTAAAAGAGAGATGAAAGAGCAACTTCTTGACTCTATGGAACTTGAAAGAGAAAAGGGAATTACTATAAAAGCCCAAGCTGTTACTCTTTATTATACAGCTAAAGATGGTATTGAGTATGAATTAAACTTAATTGATACTCCGGGACACGTTGACTTTATATATGAGGTTTCAAGATCTCTAGCAGCTTGTGAAGGGGCATTACTTGTTGTTGATGCTGCTCAAGGTGTAGAGGCTCAAACTCTAGCAAATGTGTATTTAGCTATTGAAAATGATCTTGAAGTTGTGCCAGTTATCAATAAAATTGACCTACCTGCTGCTGATCCTGAAAAAGTTAAAAATGAGATTGAAGATATAATTGGACTTCCTGCTGACGATGCTGTTATGTGTTCAGGAAAGACAGGAATTGGAATTGAAGATCTTCTTGAAGCTATTGTTCAAAAAGTTCCTGCTCCTGCATATGATGAAGAAGCTCCTTTAAAAGCTTTAATTTTCGACTCTAAATTTGATGATTACAGAGGAGTTATCACATATGTTAAAATATTAGATGGAACTCTTAAAAAAGGAGATAGAATTAAAATCTGGTCTACTGAAAAAGAGTTTGATGTTTTAGAAGTTGGAGTTTTCTCTCCTACAATGAAACCTAAGGATGCTTTAACATCAGGGTCAGTTGGATATATCATCACAGGAGTTAAAACTATTCACGATACAAGAGTAGGGGATACAATTACAAATGCAAAAGAGCCTTGTATATTCCCACTAGCTGGATTTAAACCTGCTCAATCAATGGTATTTGCTGGAATTTATCCACTATTTACTGATGATTATGAGGATTTAAGAGATGCTCTTGAAAAATTACAACTAAATGATGCTTCACTTACTTTCGTTCCTGAAACATCAATCGCCTTAGGATTTGGATTTAGATGTGGATTCTTAGGACTACTTCACATGGAAATAATTGTTGAAAGACTTAGAAGAGAGTATGATATAGATCTAATCTCTACTACTCCATCAGTTGAATACAAGGTTAATATGGATAGAGGAGATGTCCTTGTAATAGACAACCCTTGTGAGTTCCCAGATGCTGGAAAGGGTAGAGTTTCAGTAGAAGAACCATTTATTAGAGGTAAGGTAATTGTTCCTAAAGAGTATGTTGGAAATGTAATGGAGCTTTGCCAAGAAAAAAGAGGTATTTTCATTGGTATGGATTATATTGACGATACTAGATCACTTCTTACTTATGAACTTCCACTAGCTGAAATTGTAATTGATTTCTATGATAAGTTAAAATCAAGAACTAAAGGTTATGCTTCTTTTGAATATGAAGTTGTAGGTTATAAAGAATCTGATCTTGTTAAGGTTGATATCCTAGTTTCTGGTAAACCTGTGGATGCTTTCTCATTTATTGCTCATAAAGATGGAGCTTACTCAAGAGGAAGAGCTATTTGTGAAAAGTTAAAAGATGTTATTCCTAGACAACAATTTGAAATCCCTATTCAAGCTGCTTTAGGTTCTAAGATAATAGCTAGAGAAACTATCAAAGCGTTTAGAAAGAACGTTATTGCTAAATGTTATGGTGGAGATATCACAAGAAAGAAAAAACTTCTTGAAAAACAAAAAGAAGGAAAGAAAAGAATGAAGAGTATAGGAAATGTTGAGATACCACAAGAGGCATTTGTATCTGTACTTAAATTAAATGATTAA
- a CDS encoding M48 family metallopeptidase has protein sequence MNIKVEITRKKIKNIILKVTPDGKVLLSAPMRVPESYLKDFINQKEDWILKKLDEVKNRRKKEITYENGDKIIFLGEKKYLEIINSSFEKVVVKGEKLCIYCLENSTTKDRERIFKNWLKIEITEILRSMTYRLGKIIGYLPNEIRIRDMKSRWGSCISGKKVITYNLQLAFQPLPLIEYVVLHELAHIPFPNHQKEFWNFVEKFIPDWKERRKQLKGK, from the coding sequence ATGAATATAAAAGTAGAAATTACAAGAAAAAAAATTAAAAATATAATTTTAAAGGTAACTCCAGATGGAAAGGTATTATTGTCAGCACCTATGAGGGTTCCTGAAAGCTATTTGAAAGACTTCATCAATCAAAAGGAAGATTGGATATTAAAGAAATTAGATGAGGTTAAAAATAGGAGAAAAAAAGAGATAACTTATGAAAATGGAGATAAGATAATCTTTCTTGGAGAAAAAAAGTATTTGGAAATTATAAATTCTTCCTTTGAAAAAGTAGTTGTTAAAGGAGAAAAATTATGTATCTATTGTTTGGAAAATTCAACTACTAAAGATAGAGAAAGAATATTTAAAAATTGGTTAAAGATTGAAATTACAGAGATTTTAAGAAGTATGACATATAGGTTAGGAAAGATAATAGGCTATCTTCCAAATGAGATAAGGATAAGAGATATGAAAAGTAGGTGGGGGTCATGTATATCAGGTAAAAAGGTAATCACATATAATTTACAACTTGCTTTTCAACCTCTTCCACTTATTGAATATGTAGTTTTACATGAGCTTGCTCATATTCCGTTCCCTAATCATCAAAAGGAATTTTGGAATTTTGTTGAAAAGTTTATTCCTGATTGGAAAGAAAGAAGAAAACAGTTAAAAGGAAAGTAA
- a CDS encoding FMN-binding protein — MNHKRFLKALLIGGLILSTNSLFASTKLYQGLGKSSNFRVGPGKDSKGVDVYSLNYVTASGVFDEEGKVVSLKVDALEISTPNYAGPSMPHFSGWPNTQGYNVTDHESGEVVAVSDNTIENISKEVENWKTKRERGAEYGMNPRNEWNKQMDFFENYFKGKTVAEIEEWFAKYTSDVNGRPLKAKSKHEQDKIKYEKLSEKEKAELVDVVAGATMSLKDSHGDILGAIKDAYNNRVEFVVD; from the coding sequence ATGAACCATAAGAGATTTTTAAAAGCTTTACTTATAGGAGGGTTAATCCTTTCAACTAATTCGTTATTTGCATCTACAAAACTATACCAAGGACTAGGAAAATCAAGTAATTTCAGAGTAGGACCGGGAAAAGATAGTAAAGGTGTTGATGTTTATAGTTTAAACTATGTAACAGCTTCTGGTGTTTTTGATGAAGAGGGAAAAGTTGTAAGTCTTAAAGTGGATGCACTTGAAATTAGTACTCCTAACTATGCTGGTCCATCTATGCCACATTTTTCTGGTTGGCCTAATACACAAGGTTATAATGTAACAGACCATGAAAGTGGAGAGGTAGTTGCAGTTTCTGATAATACTATTGAAAATATCTCTAAAGAAGTAGAAAATTGGAAAACAAAACGTGAACGTGGAGCAGAATATGGAATGAATCCACGTAATGAATGGAATAAACAAATGGACTTTTTTGAAAACTACTTTAAGGGAAAAACAGTGGCTGAAATTGAAGAATGGTTCGCTAAATACACTTCTGATGTAAATGGAAGACCTCTTAAAGCAAAGAGCAAACATGAGCAAGATAAGATTAAATATGAAAAATTATCTGAAAAAGAAAAAGCTGAATTGGTGGATGTAGTTGCAGGAGCTACAATGAGTTTAAAAGATTCTCATGGGGATATTTTAGGGGCTATTAAAGATGCTTATAATAATAGAGTTGAATTTGTAGTAGATTAA
- a CDS encoding MATE family efflux transporter, which produces MIDLTTGNPTKQMIKFALPVCLGNIFQLFYSLADTRIVGSTLGEISLASVGATTSISTLLIGFLSGMTNGFSIVVAEQFGRKDELKIRKTIAGALLIGAILSFIISALSLIFLDSILNILNVSSELYEKAALYIKVILAGITATMFYNAFAGILRAIGDTFAPLMFLILACGLNIILDLYFILKLNMGVGGAGLATVISQGLSVILCIIYMWKKYPMFRIGKKDFLIKVELLKKLLYSGFSMAMMMSLVFFGTLALQTAINTFGTNIIVAHTASRKLTEFFMLPFSVFGVTMATYCGQNRGARQPERIKTGIWQALCITWVWTLFVIVLSYTIAPFLIYLVTGTKNSEIIEVSQQYLKINTVFYFVPAAISILRNAMQGIGDHFTPVISSSLELVGKVCVVIFLVPSLHYFGIIISEPIVWVIMVIPLVIQIVKNPIFKKREVKL; this is translated from the coding sequence ATGATAGATTTAACAACTGGCAATCCCACAAAACAGATGATAAAGTTTGCTTTGCCTGTCTGTTTAGGGAATATTTTTCAACTTTTTTATAGCCTAGCTGATACAAGGATAGTAGGTAGTACTTTGGGAGAGATCTCTTTGGCATCTGTAGGAGCTACAACTTCAATAAGCACACTTTTAATAGGATTTTTATCAGGAATGACAAATGGATTTTCTATTGTAGTAGCTGAACAATTTGGAAGAAAAGATGAGTTAAAGATAAGAAAAACTATTGCAGGAGCACTTCTTATAGGAGCTATACTCTCTTTTATTATTTCAGCATTGAGTTTAATATTTTTAGATAGTATTTTAAATATCTTAAATGTTTCTTCAGAGTTATATGAGAAAGCAGCTTTATATATTAAAGTAATATTAGCAGGTATTACAGCAACTATGTTTTATAACGCTTTTGCAGGAATATTGAGAGCTATAGGAGATACTTTTGCTCCTTTAATGTTTTTAATATTAGCATGTGGATTAAATATAATTTTAGATCTTTATTTTATATTAAAATTAAATATGGGAGTTGGTGGAGCTGGTCTAGCTACTGTAATATCTCAAGGGCTATCTGTTATACTTTGTATAATTTATATGTGGAAAAAATATCCGATGTTTCGTATTGGAAAAAAAGATTTTTTAATAAAAGTAGAATTATTGAAAAAGTTACTTTATTCAGGATTTTCAATGGCAATGATGATGTCTTTAGTATTTTTTGGGACTTTAGCTCTTCAAACTGCTATAAATACTTTTGGAACAAATATTATTGTGGCTCATACAGCTAGTAGAAAATTAACAGAGTTTTTTATGCTGCCATTTTCAGTATTTGGAGTAACAATGGCAACATATTGTGGACAGAACAGAGGGGCTAGGCAACCAGAGAGAATAAAAACAGGGATTTGGCAAGCACTTTGTATAACTTGGGTGTGGACACTTTTTGTAATTGTTTTAAGTTATACTATAGCACCATTTTTGATATATTTAGTTACAGGAACTAAAAATAGTGAAATAATTGAAGTTTCACAACAGTATTTAAAAATAAATACTGTATTCTATTTCGTTCCAGCAGCTATATCTATATTGAGAAATGCTATGCAAGGGATAGGGGATCATTTTACTCCTGTAATTTCAAGTAGTTTAGAGTTAGTAGGAAAGGTATGTGTTGTAATATTTTTAGTTCCAAGTTTACACTATTTTGGAATAATTATATCAGAACCAATAGTGTGGGTGATAATGGTTATTCCTTTAGTAATACAGATAGTTAAAAATCCTATTTTTAAAAAGAGAGAAGTAAAATTATAG
- the purD gene encoding phosphoribosylamine--glycine ligase: MKILIVGSGGREHAICWKVSQNEKVEKVFCAPGNGGTAMLPKGENVNVKGIDELLEFALKEKIDLTIVGSEELLVDGIVDRFQEKGLKIFGPDKKAALLEGSKAYAKDFMKKYGVKTAAYEVFTEVDKAKEYIKTCEFPLVVKASGLAAGKGVLICQNLEEALKAVDEIMVDKVFSAAGEKIVVEEFLDGVEASILSVTDSKVILPFISAKDHKKIGEKETGLNTGGMGTIAPNPYVTKEVYDAFINGIMNPTLEGIKAEGMNFAGVIFFGLMITDKGVYLLEYNMRMGDPETQVVLPLLESDFIELLESGLKGDLANADVKWSNKSACCVVLASGGYPEAYNKGYEITGIDKVDNMVFVAGAKAEDGKLLTSGGRVLNVVAVGDNLEDARAKAYADAEKIDFTGKYCRKDIGVLYR, encoded by the coding sequence ATGAAAATATTGATAGTTGGTAGTGGTGGAAGAGAACATGCTATCTGCTGGAAAGTAAGTCAAAATGAGAAAGTAGAAAAAGTATTTTGTGCACCTGGAAATGGTGGAACAGCAATGCTTCCTAAAGGTGAAAATGTAAATGTAAAAGGGATAGATGAACTTTTAGAGTTTGCATTAAAAGAAAAAATAGATTTAACAATCGTTGGAAGTGAAGAGCTTCTAGTAGATGGTATAGTTGATAGATTCCAAGAAAAAGGTTTAAAAATATTTGGACCAGATAAAAAAGCTGCTCTACTTGAAGGATCAAAAGCTTATGCTAAAGACTTTATGAAAAAATATGGAGTTAAAACAGCTGCTTATGAAGTATTTACTGAAGTAGATAAAGCTAAAGAATATATAAAAACTTGTGAATTTCCATTAGTTGTAAAAGCTAGTGGACTTGCAGCAGGAAAAGGAGTTTTAATCTGCCAAAACTTAGAAGAAGCTTTAAAAGCTGTTGATGAAATAATGGTAGATAAAGTATTCAGTGCTGCTGGAGAAAAGATAGTTGTTGAAGAGTTCCTTGATGGAGTAGAAGCTTCTATACTATCAGTAACAGATTCTAAAGTTATACTTCCATTTATCTCTGCTAAAGATCACAAAAAAATAGGAGAGAAAGAAACTGGACTTAATACAGGAGGAATGGGAACAATAGCTCCTAACCCTTATGTAACTAAAGAGGTTTATGATGCCTTTATAAACGGAATTATGAATCCTACATTAGAAGGAATTAAAGCTGAAGGAATGAACTTTGCTGGAGTTATCTTCTTTGGACTTATGATTACAGATAAAGGAGTTTACCTTCTTGAATACAATATGAGAATGGGAGATCCTGAAACTCAAGTTGTATTACCTCTTCTTGAATCAGACTTTATTGAACTACTTGAAAGTGGTTTAAAAGGAGATTTAGCTAATGCTGATGTTAAATGGAGTAACAAGTCAGCTTGTTGTGTTGTATTAGCATCAGGAGGATATCCAGAAGCTTACAATAAAGGTTATGAAATAACTGGAATTGATAAAGTTGATAATATGGTATTTGTTGCTGGAGCAAAAGCTGAAGATGGAAAACTTCTAACAAGTGGAGGAAGAGTTCTTAATGTTGTAGCAGTTGGAGACAACCTTGAAGATGCTAGAGCTAAAGCTTATGCAGATGCTGAAAAAATAGACTTTACAGGTAAATATTGTAGAAAAGATATAGGTGTTCTATATAGATAA